One Pristiophorus japonicus isolate sPriJap1 unplaced genomic scaffold, sPriJap1.hap1 HAP1_SCAFFOLD_476, whole genome shotgun sequence genomic region harbors:
- the LOC139252674 gene encoding zinc finger protein 239-like isoform X2 has product MEKPWRCEDCGKGFNYPSELEIHRCIHTGEWPFTCSECGKGFTCSSNLLIHERVHTGERPFTCAECGKGFTCSSTLLTHQRVHTGERPFTCSECGKGFTKSSNLLIHQRVHTGERPFTCSNCAKGFTQLSHLLRHQRVHTGERPFTCFECGKGLISSSHLRNHQRVHTGERPFTCSECGKGFTRSSDLRKHQRVHTGERPFICSMCEKGFTQSSHLLKHQRVHTGERPFTCSECGKRFAQSPKLLRHQQVHK; this is encoded by the coding sequence atggagaaaccgtggagatgtgaggactgtgggaagggattcaattacccttctgagctggaaattcatcggtgcattcacactggggagtggccgttcacctgctctgagtgtgggaagggattcacttgttcatccaatctgctgatacacgagcgagttcacactggggagaggccattcacctgtgctgagtgtgggaagggattcacttgttcatccaccctgctgacacaccagcgagttcacactggggagaggccgttcacctgctctgagtgtgggaagggattcactaaatcatccaatctgctgatacaccagcgagttcacactggggagaggccgttcacctgctccaactgtgcgaaggggttcactcagttatcccacttgctgagacaccagcgagttcacactggggagaggccattcacctgctttgagtgtggcAAGGGATTAATTTCTTCATCCCATCTTCgaaatcaccagcgagttcacactggggagagaccgttcacttgctctgagtgtgggaagggattcactcggtcatccgacctgcggaaacaccagcgagtgcacactggggagaggccattcatctgctccatgtgtgagaagggattcactcaatcatcccacctgctgaaacaccagcgagttcacactggggagagaccattcacttgctctgagtgtggaaagagattcgctCAGTCACCcaaactgctgagacaccagcaagttcacaagtga